The uncultured Eubacteriales bacterium region CAATCTCCGCAGCAGCCTGATTGCCGAGGGGCGGTATACCGATGTGGTGGACGAGGTAATGCTGAAAATTATCAACGCGCCCATTCGTATGGCAAAATCCGGGGGGTAACAGTTATGGAATCCAATACATTTGAAAAAGCCTTTTCCGACTTCATAGACCGCCGGGAGTATGACGAGGCGCAGAACGCTCTTTTTGAAATGGTACGCATATCGTTTCAAGCCGGGTGGAAATCCGCAGGTGGCGATCCCCCGCCATCACAGCCCGTTTTGCGACTTATCACTATAAAACCCGAAGAATAGCCGCCAAAGACAACCGCATACATAGCAAAGAGCCGTTTGTTCTCCCCGAGAATGAACGGCTTTTTTGCATTTCCGGGGCTTCTGCCTCCTACATAGCCGTTTTAGGCAAATCCAAACGAAAGCGGCTTTTACTATGGAAGGAGGAACCCCGTATGTCTAATTGCAAAGTCACAGCGATCTGCAACCAAAAAGGCGGCGTAACCAAGACCACTACAACGGCCAATCTCGGTATCGGCCTTGCCATGCAGGGCAAAAAGGTTTTGCTTGTGGACATTGACCCCCAAGCCGACCTGACTGCCTCTCTTGGCTGGCCGAACAGCGACGCTCTGCCCATGACCCTTGCCGACATCATGGAAAAGACGCTCCATGACGAGGATTTTGAGCATTACGGCGCAATCCTGCGGCATGACGAGGGCGTGGATTTGATTCCGTCCAGCATTGAGCTGTCGGGCATGGAAATGAGCCTCGTAAACGCCATGAGCCGCGAGTTTACCTTGCGCAACTATCTGGAGCTTATTAAGCACAATTACGACCATGTGTTAATTGACTGCCCGCCGTCCCTGTCCATGCTGACCATCAATGCGCTGGCCGCCGCCGATAGCGTAATCGTCCCTGTTCAGGCGCAATACCTGCCCGCAAAAGGCATGACACAGCTTATGCGGACAATCGGCAAGATTCGGAAGCAGATCAATCCCAACCTGAAGGTGGACGGCGTTTTGCTGACGCTGGCGGATATGCGCACCAATCTTGCCCGGACAACGGCTGATACCCTGCGGCAGCAGTATGGCAGTCTGCTGAAAATCTATAAGACCCAAATCCCGGTGGCAGTCAAGGCCGCTGAAATCAGCGCGGCGGGACAGAGTATTTTTGCCTATAGCAAGGGTAGCAAGGTCGCACAGGCTTACGCCGAGTTTACCAAGGAGGTGCTGGCCGATGGCGAAAGAGCTAAAGCTAAACCTGCCCCCGGCAGATGACCTCTTTACTACCCAGGAGGAACGGGACGACGCCAAGCTGGAACGGGTAATAGACCTGCCTCTGAGTGAAATTCACGACTTTCCCAATCATCCGTTCAAGGTGAGAATGGATGAGGATATGGTAGAAATGGCCGAGAGCGTCAAAAAATACGGTGTCTTGGTTCCCGGCCTTGTGCGTCCCAGGGACGGCGGCTATGAAATGGTCGCGGGACATCGCCGTAAAATGGCAAGCGGGCTGGCCGAGCGCGGCACAATGCCCTGCCTCATTCGCAATTTAACGGATGATGAAGCCGTCATTATTATGGTTGACAGCAATTTGCAGCGTGAAAAAATCCTGCCATCCGAAAAAGCCCTTGCCTACAAAATGAAGCTGGAGGCCATGAAACGGCAGGGACAGCGCACGGATTTAACTTCATCTCCAGTGGATATGAAGTTAAAGGGCAAACAATCTCTTGCTGTTATTGGCGAAACCTCCGGCGATAGCCAGGCTACCGTTCACCGCTACATTCGCTTAACAGAGCTTATCCCACAGGTGCTCGACATGGTGGACGCGGGGAAAATCGCCATGCGCCCCGCCGTGGAGCTGTCTTATCTGCCACCGGAGCAGCAGCATACCCTTTTGGAGGAAATGACCGCAGAGGAAAGAACCCCTTCCCATATTCAAGCCATGAAAATGCGGAAGTTTTCAGAGGAAGGGCGGCTTGGCGAGGATGTCATCCACTCCATCATGCAGGAGGAAAAGCCAAATCAAGTGGAGCAATTCAAAATGCCGCGCGATAAAATCAGCAAGTTTTTTCCCGTGGGGACGCCCGCGCAGAAAATTGAGGACACCATTATCAAGGCGCTGGAGCTTTGGCGGCAAAGAGAACGCAACCGTGACGCGCGATGAACCTTTCCCGCCAAGGGGATAGTAGGTCTTTGCCCAAACTGTGGCATTGCCGCGTTCCCCCTCCCTGCACCCACCCCCTTTGTTAACCCACAAGTAAGAATATTAACCCACAATCACCAACAGGGATAGCGGTTTGCTGTCCCTGTTTACATAGAGGGCATTTGCCCTCTTGATTTTTTGAAAGGAGGAAATACCTGTGAGAAAGCTGTCCAAATACAAAGTCTGCGGCGAGGTTGATTCTACTGTGACCGGCAAGCTACTTTACCTCATTCTCGAAGAGCTTGCCGATAAAAACGGCGAAATAATTATCCCACAGAAAAAAATCAGCGCCGCGCTGCACATTTCCAAAGGCGCTGTGAGCCGTAATCTTCGCCGTCTGCGGGAGGGCGGCTATATTGATGTGGTTGCGCAGTATCACAGCGATGGCGGCAGGGCTGCCAACAAATACCGAATCAGATAAAGGAGCGTGTTTTTCATGGATAACAAAAAATTTGCGGCAACACTTTACAATTTTATAAAAGAGAACGACCCGCACGGCTATTATACGAACACCCCGGCAGAGGACGCTATTGCGGAGCTGGAAAGCTACCTTTCCGATCCGGAGATGGTCAAAGAAACCATTAAGGACATAGAGGAAATCGCGGATTCCTTTGACGACCATGAGGTTTATGTTACCGAGGTCAAGCCGCTTTTGAAAGGTTTACGAGCGGTGCAGGAAAGGCTGGAGGCCGAGCAAAGCAGGCGTATGGTGGCCGACACCGGCTACGAGGTCAAGCAGTCCATCCGCATTGGCAATAGCGAGATTCTGATGGCCGAGAACCCCGTAGCGGAGGACGGCAGCTTCTATATGAAAGCCGAGTACACCGAAAACGGCTTGATCGGCGAATACTCCCAGATTCTTGTGGATTCCGATTATCTTGAAATCATTCGGGAATTTGCCAAGGGCCTGCACGATCAGATTGAAAAGGTCGCATCCGAAATCGGTAAAGTGGCGTATCAGCCTGAGCCGATCACCGCCAGGGAGTGCCGCCCTAACGATTACAGTCAGGGCATTGTCGGCAAGGTGGTGGTAATCAAGGCCGAGGCTCTGCGCCCGGAATACCGGCGCGGGGATATGCAGCTTGTTTTGGTAGACGGCGGCAACGGCGCAAACGCCAACCCACATGGAAACGCCGTTTATTGTATCCACCTGAACGACGGCAGTCGTACCCGCTTTGAGAGGTATCAGGTACAGGGTGAAATAAAGGAGCTGCCTGCATGGGCGGCAGTGCGACTGGATGCCATCCGTGCCGAGCATGAGGCCGCAAAACAACCCGCCCCGCCCATCAAAGCCCGAAAACCGAAAGACAGAGAAGCGCGGTAATCATGCTTGTAGAGGACACCCTGTTTGGCGTGGTTGACAAGGTTCAAATAGCCGTCGAGCGTATCAAAGCCTTTGAGCCGCCTGACGGCTATTTCCTTGCCTTTTCGGGCGGTAAGGACAGCCAGTGTATTTATCATCTTGCCAAGGAAGCAGGCGTAAGATTTGACGCCCATTTTCACCTGACCTCGGTTGACCCGCCGGAGGTCATTTCTTTTGTCAAAGCGCATTATCCCGAAGTAATTTTGGATCAACCGCCCGAAAGTATGTGGCGACTGATTGAGAGAAAGAAGATCCCGCCAACCCGTAAAATCCGTTACTGCTGTGGTATTTACAAGGAGCGCGGCGGCATTGGCAGAACTGTGATTACAGGTGTTCGTTGGGATGAAAGCGCACGACGCAAAAATACCCGTGCCATGTTGGAGCTAAATGCCTATTCTACGCGAAAAATCATGCTCAATAGTGACAACGATGAAGCCCGCAGACTGGTTGAAAGCTGTCAGCTTAAAGGCAAGCACATCTTAAACCCTATTGTTGACTGGCTCACCGAGGATGTGTGGGAATACCTGAATGGCAACGGTATTCCGCATTGCTGTCTGTATGACGAGGGCTTTCACCGCATTGGCTGCATCGGCTGTCCCATGTCCCGTGAAAAAGGGATGCTGCGGGAGTTTGAGAGATGGCCAAAATACTATGCCGCGTATCTCCGCGCTTTTGATCGTATGCTGGTTGCTCGCAGGGAATCGGGACTTGACTGTTCGTTTTGGCCGGATGCCCATGCTGTTATGGACTGGTGGATTTACGGCAGAAAAAAGATTGAGTGGGAGCCTGAGCAATATGAAATCGAGTTGTTGTTATAAAGACCCTGCGTATCCGTGACGGGACAAAATCAATTTTGCAAGGAGGAAACGAAATGCCATATGAATTATTACCCTCAAAAGAGGATGGACTGCTGTTTTTTCGTCTGGACGGCGAAGCCGCAGAGCGTTACGGCTCCATCGGCTACCTTCGGGCAGATTTCGGCAGGGATGGGCGCGGTTTTTGGGCTACATGGTTTGACCAGCAGCCCCATTTGAAAACGCCTGCGTTCAAGGATGAATTTGACGAAATTATCAACTCTCTGCGCGATGGTGGGCAAAAACCGCCCTTTGCCAGCCGTGACAATTTGGCGGCGTTTTGTGCCGCGACCCCCGGCAAGGAGTTGACCACACGGGGCAGCGGCTACATGATACAAACGCTGGACTTCTCTTATTATATCCGCTGTCTGCCTCGCCCCGGCGATTATGATATATACGCCTTTGCCTTCGACAATCGCTACCTGCTGCCCGAGCTGGCGGGTAAGCATGATTTGCCCGATGTCTGTTACAGCGTTCTGCCCTCCACCGGGGAGCTGATTTCCATATCTCGATATGAGAAGGGATACTCCCGCTGTGACGGTTCAAAGCCCAACCCGGAGGAAAACCGATTCTTCGCGGATACCTCCAATAAAATCTTCGGCATTACGCGGGCGCAGGAGGAGGCCATGCTTGCCGGGAGCATGTTCGGCTGGGATGTTCCCGCCGCAAAGCCGTGGAAATACGACAAGGATGGAAAGCCTCTGCCTCCGTCACAAAAAAAGATGGGCCGGAGCGATGAGCAGAACCCATGCCTGAAATACGGAGAAAGTGAGGAAAAGCCAATGACACAAGCAGAACGCTTTATAAAGCTGACCGCATTGACCAGGGGATCACACAACAATGACCCCTCCTCTTATCATGCGGCCTTTTATTTGCTCTCCCATGACCCGGAGGTATGCGCCGCAGCCTGCCGGTTTATCTCGGTGGACGGTATCAGCTTCACCGGGCTGAAACGGGCGATTCGTGATTTTGATGAGCGCACCCGCCAGGTGGTGGACATTGCCCACAATCTTTTTTCATGGCGCAGCCCGTGCAAAGCCACGCCCTTTGACATCTCACGGCTCGGCTACCCTTATATGGAGCTGATCTGCAACGCCTGTTATATTGCAGCCGGGGAATTTCAGGTCATAATTGAGCCGGACAAGGCTGAAATTACGCTGGATAACAGCCATTACAAGGAGAGCAAGCGTATCTACCAGCAATTTAAGCAGATGGAGCGCGCGATAGCTGCGGATATGGCTCAGGACAGAGCCGCACTGCCAAAGTCAAAACCGCCTAAAGACTATGAACGGTAAGCAAACCGAGAGGAGGTGCGCCCTATGGCGTCCAAATATCAGCTAATCACCGATCTTTATGAATCTACAATCCAGGCCGTCACAAATACACCCGTTGCATGGACGGCATTTCTGCGCTCGGCCTGCCGGAACTACAAATGCCGTTTTGATGAGCAAATCCTGATTTACGCCCAGCGCCCCGACGCCACAGCCGTTCTTGAAATTGAAAAGTGGAACGAGCAGTTTGGCCGTTGGGTCAACCGGGGCGCGACGGGTATCGCCGTCTTTGACGATGAGCATGATGGTCGTTACCGCTTAAAACACTACTTCGACATCTCCGATACTCACGAAAGCCGTTTCGCCCGGCGTGTTCCCCTATGGCAAATGGAGCCGCGCTTTGAATCCGAGGTCATTGAGAGCCTGGAAAACTCCTTCGGTGAATTAGAGGACAAAGCTACCCTTGCCGACGCCCTCATTTCTGCGGCGCGCAATGCCGTGGACGATAACCTTTCCGACTATCTGAATGAGCTTATGTATTGCCGTGAGGACAGCTTTCTGGAAGAACTGGACGAGCTGAATATCGAGGTGGAATACCGCACAGCCCTCCAAAACAGCGTGGCATATATGCTTCTGACCCGCTGCGGCATTGACACGGAGGATTATCTGGAGCCTCAGGACTTCCGTTATGCAGCCGACTTCAACACCCGCAGCACGGTCAACGCCCTGGGCCTTGCCACCAGCGATATTGCGGAGCTGTGTCTGCTGGAGATTGCGGCCACGGTGCGGAATCTGCGGATTCAGGAAAGGGATGTAAATCGCACATTTGCCAAGCCGGAAGCCCCGGCGTATTCTATACCTATCAAACAAAATGACGAAAGGAGTGCTGACAATGGAACTGACCTATCGGATGGAGGGCGACTACCGCGTACCGAATCTGACCGTGCCGGAGGAATCCCCCGCAATCCTTGGCAAATACGCATTGCTCCGCAAGAAGTATCTGAAGCAGCACCGCCGCGTTCTGTACCTGAATCTCCTGACGGCGGGGACGCTGAACGCACACCTGACGGAGATCGAGCAGACGGCCACGGGCCGGATGGAGCAGCTCACCGCGCAGATGGCGGCGGCGCAGGGCGTGACGGAGAAGCTGAAAGCCGAGAACCAAATGCAATGGATGGGGCTGATGAACAACATCCGGCACTCGGCAGAGGAATCGATTCTCAGCGACCTGATTTACAATTAAAGCCTTTACCCACAGTATCAGACCAGCTCACGATCTTTGGTGAAGCGGAGGAACCGGCAAAAGCCGAATCCTCCGCTTTTTCCATTTCTCAGCAAATCATCGACGAGGTGCTGACCAGCGGCGGCAACGAGCTTAACAGCCCTCTGCGTATCGTGTCCTATTTCAAAAAAGACTACCCCACCGCTGAAAATGCCGATTTTCTGCGGCAGGAGTACGAGCGCGGCGGCAAGGGCTTCATCTTTGGCGGCAATCATGTGTCGGTTTGGTTTGATGAAAGCGGAATCCGCATCGCCACGGGCAATACCATACTCACCCCCGTCGCCACCCTTGTCACTTATGAGCAGGCCGCCAAGCGTATCCGGGAGCTGCTGGATATGGGGCGGTATATGCCTCAAAGCGAGTTGGATAAAGCCGACAGCCTTGAGATTAAGACGCTTGCCGAACAGTTATGGTATCTGGAGCACGACCTTATGGATGGAATGGCCATCCCTGGTATGGACAAAGAAATCTTCAAGGGCGGCTTTCCCGACAGTACGACGCGGATTGCGGAGTTTATTGCACAGCCGGGTCATCAGATAGCCATCATTGATGGACTGAAGTTTTTAGCCGCATATGAGCAGGACAACAGCGTACTTCGTTTCCGCTTTTCTGTACGCCATCTGCGCCATGCCCTGACCGGGCTTGTGGATTTACAGCGTGAACCCCTCCTCTTCACCGCCGACGAAACCGCATCCACGGCGCGGGCGGCGTTTATCACCCAGGATGAGGTGGATCAGGTTCTAATGCGCGGCGGCAACATCTCCCACGGCAAATTCCGCATTTATTCCTACTTCCTGCAAGGCCATACCGCCAAGGAAAAAGCCGACTTTCTGAAAAAAGAGTACGGGATCGGAGGCAACAGTCGCCTTGGCTTCGATGAGTGGCATGACAGCAAGGGCATCGCGTACAGCCGCGAAAACAACCATATGCCCTATGACAAGGTGATATTGACATGGCCCAGGGTTGTCAGGCGTATTGATGAGCTGATCGCGGAAGGCCGTTATATGAGCCAGCGGGAGCTTGATCATATCCCCGAGTATGAAAAGGAAGAGCTGGCAAGAGAGGTTGTCAGCTTCTATCCTTATCAGCCGGAGGACTTGCCGCGCCCATTCCCCAACGCTGTTTCGGATTATGGGGAGCGTGTGAAAATCGTCCGTCCCCAGCTTGACCAGCCGGAGCGCGTTGCGAAAATCCTCTCTCAGATGGCGGACATCCTCGACAACACCGCCGACTTTGACCGAAACTACACATTTATGCAAGAGGCGTTCAGCCACCTGACTTCCTGGCAAAACGGCACATTTTCGCTGTTCACGCCTGTTGAACCCACAGAGCAAGCACAGGCGGCAGCATCGGCACAGCCGGTTGCCCCCGCAACATCCCCCATCGATGAGGCCGGAGAGTACGACCTTCAGCTTGGCGCGACCGTCTACCTCGGCATTGAAGAATACGAGATCAATGCCTTTGATGATGCCCGCGTAGAACTGCGGGATGCGGCTATGCCTTTGTTCACACGGGAACTGCCCCGCGATGAATTTGACCGCAGGCTGCGGGAGAACCGCCTGAACGACGGGCTTATCAAAGCTAAGCCCGACCCTGTGGCGCCCTCTGCCGCAGCGGATACGCCCCGTGTCCTGTATAAAAAGTACCTGACGGAGCTGGTAGAGGAAATCGCACGGAGCGAAATATACCCGTTTCTGCGTGACCCCGATACTGAGCCTGATGAAGCCGAGGACGCTATAGGCGCGTTTGTGGACGCTGCGGCCGCCGCCGAGAGCCACCCCGGTTTGGAAGAAGCCCTTGCCCTCTCAGGTTTTCGGGAATGGCTGATTGAGGACATTTTAGACCGCACCTATCAGGATGTGCCCATAGGAAGCGATGGCGTCGAACTGCATGAGCGCGACGCCGACACCGCTGATTGGGTA contains the following coding sequences:
- a CDS encoding conserved hypothetical protein (Evidence 4 : Homologs of previously reported genes of unknown function), whose protein sequence is MLYALNNLRSSLIAEGRYTDVVDEVMLKIINAPIRMAKSGG
- a CDS encoding conserved hypothetical protein (Evidence 4 : Homologs of previously reported genes of unknown function) — encoded protein: MESNTFEKAFSDFIDRREYDEAQNALFEMVRISFQAGWKSAGGDPPPSQPVLRLITIKPEE
- the soj gene encoding Sporulation initiation inhibitor protein soj; protein product: MSNCKVTAICNQKGGVTKTTTTANLGIGLAMQGKKVLLVDIDPQADLTASLGWPNSDALPMTLADIMEKTLHDEDFEHYGAILRHDEGVDLIPSSIELSGMEMSLVNAMSREFTLRNYLELIKHNYDHVLIDCPPSLSMLTINALAAADSVIVPVQAQYLPAKGMTQLMRTIGKIRKQINPNLKVDGVLLTLADMRTNLARTTADTLRQQYGSLLKIYKTQIPVAVKAAEISAAGQSIFAYSKGSKVAQAYAEFTKEVLADGERAKAKPAPGR
- a CDS encoding conserved hypothetical protein (Evidence 4 : Homologs of previously reported genes of unknown function); the protein is MAKELKLNLPPADDLFTTQEERDDAKLERVIDLPLSEIHDFPNHPFKVRMDEDMVEMAESVKKYGVLVPGLVRPRDGGYEMVAGHRRKMASGLAERGTMPCLIRNLTDDEAVIIMVDSNLQREKILPSEKALAYKMKLEAMKRQGQRTDLTSSPVDMKLKGKQSLAVIGETSGDSQATVHRYIRLTELIPQVLDMVDAGKIAMRPAVELSYLPPEQQHTLLEEMTAEERTPSHIQAMKMRKFSEEGRLGEDVIHSIMQEEKPNQVEQFKMPRDKISKFFPVGTPAQKIEDTIIKALELWRQRERNRDAR
- a CDS encoding hypothetical protein (Evidence 5 : No homology to any previously reported sequences) → MRKLSKYKVCGEVDSTVTGKLLYLILEELADKNGEIIIPQKKISAALHISKGAVSRNLRRLREGGYIDVVAQYHSDGGRAANKYRIR
- a CDS encoding conserved hypothetical protein (Evidence 4 : Homologs of previously reported genes of unknown function) → MDNKKFAATLYNFIKENDPHGYYTNTPAEDAIAELESYLSDPEMVKETIKDIEEIADSFDDHEVYVTEVKPLLKGLRAVQERLEAEQSRRMVADTGYEVKQSIRIGNSEILMAENPVAEDGSFYMKAEYTENGLIGEYSQILVDSDYLEIIREFAKGLHDQIEKVASEIGKVAYQPEPITARECRPNDYSQGIVGKVVVIKAEALRPEYRRGDMQLVLVDGGNGANANPHGNAVYCIHLNDGSRTRFERYQVQGEIKELPAWAAVRLDAIRAEHEAAKQPAPPIKARKPKDREAR
- a CDS encoding conserved hypothetical protein (Evidence 4 : Homologs of previously reported genes of unknown function), producing the protein MLVEDTLFGVVDKVQIAVERIKAFEPPDGYFLAFSGGKDSQCIYHLAKEAGVRFDAHFHLTSVDPPEVISFVKAHYPEVILDQPPESMWRLIERKKIPPTRKIRYCCGIYKERGGIGRTVITGVRWDESARRKNTRAMLELNAYSTRKIMLNSDNDEARRLVESCQLKGKHILNPIVDWLTEDVWEYLNGNGIPHCCLYDEGFHRIGCIGCPMSREKGMLREFERWPKYYAAYLRAFDRMLVARRESGLDCSFWPDAHAVMDWWIYGRKKIEWEPEQYEIELLL
- a CDS encoding conserved hypothetical protein (Evidence 4 : Homologs of previously reported genes of unknown function); this translates as MPYELLPSKEDGLLFFRLDGEAAERYGSIGYLRADFGRDGRGFWATWFDQQPHLKTPAFKDEFDEIINSLRDGGQKPPFASRDNLAAFCAATPGKELTTRGSGYMIQTLDFSYYIRCLPRPGDYDIYAFAFDNRYLLPELAGKHDLPDVCYSVLPSTGELISISRYEKGYSRCDGSKPNPEENRFFADTSNKIFGITRAQEEAMLAGSMFGWDVPAAKPWKYDKDGKPLPPSQKKMGRSDEQNPCLKYGESEEKPMTQAERFIKLTALTRGSHNNDPSSYHAAFYLLSHDPEVCAAACRFISVDGISFTGLKRAIRDFDERTRQVVDIAHNLFSWRSPCKATPFDISRLGYPYMELICNACYIAAGEFQVIIEPDKAEITLDNSHYKESKRIYQQFKQMERAIAADMAQDRAALPKSKPPKDYER